In one window of Tubulanus polymorphus chromosome 3, tnTubPoly1.2, whole genome shotgun sequence DNA:
- the LOC141901579 gene encoding acid phosphatase type 7-like, with protein MINPMVYGHVVMQDSVAALPSVYSYPQLGGISRKSKKLKVLAVVLIFLFLTLGIGNPLSWFTAKPKREISAAELHRGPDQIHLSLGDDPTHLTVMWSTSEHGESKVMYGSSRGDLSQIGRAKSEKLMFVDRFTNYLPYFHRASLRGLIGGRTYYYQVQTASTKSEIFSFRASNASTHAAERPATKMILLGGTSVDSVLLSEVNEYIVETRANGDYDALFQIGDLGGTLSESGDLYMRDLQRVSTRYPFLTVPGDHESDAEFLHYRYRFSMPGVAWPMPLDRLWYSFDLGYAHYIAYSTEIYYHHEVHIKRQLQWLLDDLIKANAKRDEYPWIIVIGHRPLYTSISPVHSAFSWLSVVRNVHQKLEDLFNWQGVDLIISSHEQMYERSWPVYKGHAVGKNYDNPKAPININIGSRWESARTFLNGFQANDWSAFQRLPDAMSRSENFAVLETTNHTHLKWKLIRSKSGVVVDNFAIRQAKHGKFRSDGSMKFGRDILTSRQMFLPVFYNVGYRISPWKLFCVVMVVFAVLYVTCKRCGANGDNIPSNKKAYKARDIHHVVHY; from the exons ATGATAAATCCT ATGGTTTATGGGCATGTAGTTATGCAAGATAGTGTGGCTGCTCTTCCGAGTGTGTACAGTTATCCTCAACTCGGCGGAATCTCGCGAAAAAGTAAAAAACTGAAAGTACTCGCGGTGGTCTTGATATTTCTATTCCTCACTCTCGGCATAGGTAATCCTTTGTCTTGGTTTACTGCCAAACCGAAAAGAGAAATATCCGCCGCCGAACTTCATCGGGGGCCTGATCAAATTCACCTGTCTCTTGGCGATGACCCGACTCACTTGACGGTAATGTGGTCGACCTCGGAGCACGGGGAATCTAAAGTCATGTACGGGTCTTCGCGCGGTGATCTGTCTCAAATCGGCCGCGCCAAAAGCGAAAAACTGATGTTCGTCGATCGTTTTACGAACTATTTACCGTATTTTCATCGCGCATCTCTGCGCGGTTTAATCGGCGGGCGAACTTATTATTACCAGGTGCAAACGGCTTCGACAAAAAGTGAGATATTCAGCTTTCGAGCGTCGAACGCATCGACGCATGCGGCCGAACGGCCCGCTACGAAAATGATCCTTCTCGGCGGCACGAGCGTTGATTCCGTGCTTTTGTCTGAGGTAAACGAGTACATCGTAGAAACGCGTGCGAACGGGGATTACGACGCGTTGTTCCAAATCGGAGATCTGGGCGGCACGCTCAGCGAATCGGGTGATTTGTACATGCGCGACCTGCAACGCGTATCGACGAGATACCCTTTTCTAACGGTTCCCGGCGATCACGAATCCGACGCCGAGTTTCTCCATTATCGCTATCGCTTTTCGATGCCGGGTGTCGCGTGGCCGATGCCCCTCGATCGACTATGGTACAGCTTCGACCTCGGATACGCTCACTACATCGCGTATTCGACGGAGATCTACTACCACCACGAAGTCCACATCAAGCGACAGCTTCAATGGTTACTGGACGATTTGATAAAAGCAAACGCGAAACGTGACGAATATCCGTGGATTATCGTTATCGGGCATCGACCGCTTTATACGTCTATATCACCCGTGCATTCGGCGTTTTCTTGGCTTTCCGTCGTTCGAAACGTCCATCAAAAACTCGAAGATTTGTTCAACTGGCAGGGAGTCGATTTGATCATCAGCTCCCACGAACAAATGTACGAGCGATCTTGGCCGGTGTATAAAGGTCACGCCGTTGGTAAAAACTACGACAACCCGAAAGCGCCGATTAACATCAATATCGGTTCGCGATGGGAATCGGCGCGCACGTTCTTGAACGGTTTCCAGGCGAACGATTGGTCGGCGTTTCAGCGTCTGCCGGACGCGATGTCGCGCTCAGAGAATTTCGCCGTGCTCGAAACAACGAATCATACACACCTGAAATGGAAGCTGATTCGATCGAAAAGCGGCGTCGTCGTCGACAACTTCGCGATAAGACAGGCGAAGCACGGGAAATTCCGCTCGGACGGTAGCATGAAATTTGGTCGCGATATTCTGACCAGTCGACAGATGTTTTTACCTGTGTTTTACAACGTTGGATATCGTATCTCGCCGTGGAAATTGTTTTGCGTTGTAATGGTTGTTTTCGCCGTTCTATATGTCACCTGCAAAAGGTGTGGTGCTAACGGCGATAACATTCCGTCAAATAAGAAAGCCTACAAAGCGCGAGATATCCATCACGTTGTTCATTATTAG